The stretch of DNA CATCCTCCTCCGGCGCCGCCTTCCCGGAGGCAAGGGCCGGCTTCGCGTTCGCCGCGGGCTTCTCCGCCGGGGGGACCTTCTCGGCCGCCGCGGGCCCTGCGGGCTCGAGCACCCCCGAGAGCAGCGCCGCGAGCGACGCGTCCTCCACGCGCACGGTGCCCGTGGGCAGGTGCTCGCCCTGCCGCACCAGCTGCACCTGCGCCTCGCCGCCGCCCGGCAGGTCCAGCTTCGCGTCGATGTTCTGCGTGTCCCCGTCGCGCGTGAGCTGCAGGTGTCCGCCCAGGGGCCCCAGCGCGAGGCGCCGCCCGCCGTGGGTGCCGGCCAGGTGCACGTCCTCGAAGGTGAGGCGGGGCGTGGGGGGCGGGGCCTCGGCGCCGGGGCGCTTCGAGTGCGCATCGCGCTTCGGTCCGCGCAGCCGCTGCAGCAGCGTGCGCAGCTCGCGCCCGTCCTCGCCCGCCTCCACCTGCACGCCGCCCAGCTCCACCCGCTTCACCTCGAGCCGCCCGCGCGCGAGCGCCGAGAGCCGAAGCGCCGCGCCCAGCTCCTCCACCCGCAGCACGGGCGGCAGGCCGGGCCGCGAGGCCGCCACCTCCAGCGGGCCCAGCCGCACCTGCCCGCGCCAGCCCAGGTGCACCTGCGGCCCCAGCGTCACCGGGCCCAGGCGCTCCTCGAGCCGGGGGCGCACCTCGGCGAGCACCCGCGCGCGCACCGCCTCGCTGCGCAGCGCGGCGCGGCCCGCGAGCAGCGCCGCGCAGGCGAGCAGCAGCAAGAGCGCGGCGGCGAGCGCGAGCCGGCGCAGGAGCCGGCGGCTGCGGCGCGGAGGCGGGAGGGGCGCGTCGGGCATGGGAAGGCGGCCTATAGCGTGAAGGCTCCCGGGCGCCCACGTCCGAGTGCGGGCGAGGGCAGGCAGGCAGGCTCACGGGCGCACAGCGCTTGCCAGCCAACGCTTCCGTGGAGACCTTTTCGCCCTTCGTGGCACCGGGAGGCGCAGGCATGGGAGGGCGGAGCGTGCGGGTGGGCGGGGGCGTTCTCCTGCTCTGCGTGCTGGCGGCATGTGGGCCGGGGGCTGAGCCCGGCGCTCCCGCCGACGGAACCACCTCCGAGGCGCCGGCCGCCTCGAGCCCCCCCGCCTCCGCGCCCGGGCGCACCCTGTGGGCCCAGCAGCGCGCGCCGGAGGCCGGAGCGCACCAGGGCACGAGCAGCGTGGACGCGGTGGGCACGGACGCCTCGGGCTCGCTGCACGTGCTCGGCTCCACGAGCACCTTCGCCGGCGCCGAGATGAGCGCGCAGCTGGTGCTCGAGCGGCTGGGGCCGCAGGGCGAGCGCCTCTCGCGCCGCGCCTTCGCCGTGCAGCCGGAGCAGCCGGGCGGGCTCGCCTCGCACTGGACGCACCTCGCCGTGTCCCCGGCCGGAGACCGCTTCCTCGCCACCGAGGTGCAGGGGCGGCTGGACCTGGGCGGCGGCGCGCTCACGGGCGCCGCGCTCGCGCGCCTCGGGCCAGACGGGGCGCACGCGTGGAGCCGCGCGCTGCCCGCCGGGGTGCGGCTGCGCGCTCTCGTGCTCCTGCCCGGGGCCGAGGCCCTGGTGGTGCTGGGGCAGCTGGAGGAGGGGAGCGCGGACTTCGGCGGCGGCGTGGTGCTGCGCGAGCCCGGGCCCTTCCTCGCGCGCTTTCGCGCGGAGGACGGCGCGCTGGAGTGGCTGCACGCCGTGCCCGCACAACCCGGCACGGCCGCGCAGGCGCTCGCCCCGGTGAGCCTGCAGCTGCTCGCGCTCGCGGTGGACGCCACCGGCGAGCTCGCGGCGGTGGGCCAGCGCCTCACGCGGCTCTTCCCCGAGGACCCCGAGCGCGAGGACGCCGTCGCGAGCCCGGTGCTGGTGCGCCTCTCTCCGGAGGGCGCCGAGCGCTGGCGCCGAGACCTCGGCCCCGACGCGCAGGGCAGCCTGCAGGCGGTGGCCTTCTGGGAGGGCAGCGTGGTGGCGGAGGGCAGCCTCACGGGCAGTGTGCGGTGGGCGGGACAGGCGCTGCCGCTGAAGGACGCGGAGGCGGTGGTGGTGCGCGTGCGGGCGGACGGGCAGCAGGAGAAGCTCGTGGGTCACTACCCCGGCGCGCAGCTGGACTCCCTCGCCGCGCGGGAGGGCACGCTCTTGCTCGGCGGGCTCGCGCCGGCGGGCACGGACTTCGGCACGGGGCCGGTCGGGCCCGGGCTCGAGGGCAACCACCCGGTGGTGGTGGCGCTGGGGCCCGGGGGCGCACCGCGCTTCGCGCACCTCTTTCCCACCGAGGACCCCGCGCGCTTCTGGCAGGGCATCCGCGCGCTCACGGTGCTCGCGGACGGCAGCGCGCTGGTGGGCGGCCAGTTCGAGCGGCGCACGGACTTCGGCACCGGCATGCTCACGCCGGTGTTCTGGGACGGCTTCCTCGTGCGGCTCGCGCCCTGAGAGGCCACGTCACGTCGGTGTGACCCCGCAGGCGCCGGGCGCGCGGTACGCTCGGGGCCCGCGATGTCCGCCGCCGTCCGCCACTACGCCCTCGTCACGCTCGCCTACTGGGCCTTCACGCTCACCGACGGCGCGCTGCGCATGCTGGTGCTGCTGCACTTCCACGCGCGCGGCTACGGCGCCGTGCAGCTCGCCTTCCTCTTCGTCCTCTACGAGCTGTGCGGCGTGGTGACGAACCTGCTGGGCGGCTGGATTGCCGCGCGCACGGGGCTCAAGGTGACGCTCAGCGCGGGGCTCGCGCTGCAGGCGGTGGCGCTGGGACTGCTCTCGCTCGTGGGCGCGGGGTGGGCGGTGGGGCTCTCGGTCGCGTACGTGATGGGCACGCAGGCGCTCAGCGGCGTGGCGAAGGACCTGACGAAGATGAGCGCCAAGAGCTCTCTCAAGGTGCTCGTGCCCCCGGACGCAGGCGGTGCGCTCTTCAAGTGGGTGGCCCTGCTCACCGGCTCGAAGAACGCGCTCAAGGGGGTGGGCTTCTTCCTCGGCGGCCTCCTGCTCTCGCTGCTCGGCTTCGAGGGCGCGCTGTGGGCGATGGCCGCGGCGCTCGCGGCCGCGTGGCTGATGGTGCAGCTCGCGCTCCCGGGTGAGCTGGGCCGTGCGAAGGTGAAGCCGGCCTTCCGGGGACTGCTGTCCAGGAGCCCCGAGGTGAACGTGCTCTCCGCCGCGCGCTTCTTCCTCTTCGGCGCGCGTGACGTGTGGTTCGTCGTCGGCGTGCCGGTGTTCCTCGCAGAGGCCCTGGGCTGGGGCTTCACCGAGGTGGGCAGCTTCCTCGCGCTCTGGGTGGTGGGCTACGGCGCGGTGCAGTCGCTCGCGCCCGCGCTGCTGCGCGGCTTCACCGGGGGCGGTGCACCCGGGGGCCGCAGTGCGAGGGTGCTCGCGCTGCTGCTCGCGGGAGTGATGGGGGGCGTGGCGCTGTCACTTCGCGCGGGCGCCTCGCCTGGGCTCGTGCTCGGCGTGGGGCTCGGCCTCTTCGGCGTCGTCTTCGCCCTCAACTCCTCCGTGCACAGCTACCTCATCCTCGCGTACTCGGAAGGGGACAAGGTCGCGCTGAACGTGGGCTTCTACTACATGGCCAATGCGGGCGGCCGGCTCGTGGGCACGCTGCTCTCGGGGCTCACCTTCCAGCTGTGGGGCGTGCAGGGCTGCCTCTGGGCGTCGCTCGCGTTCGCGCTCGCCACGGCGGCGCTCTCGCTGCGCCTGCCGCAGGGGCGGGCGCCCGCGCTCGCGCCGGGGCTGGAGGTGGAGGCGGGCGGCGACTGAGGGCCAGGCGCCGTGGCGCAGGAGTCTGCGTCCCGCGCGCCTAGAGCTTCTCCAGCATCCCGGGGAAGGGGTTCTCGCCGGACTCGAGCGGGTACACCGCGACCTTCCCGCCCACGCGCACCATGCGCTTCTTCTGCTCGGGGAAGTCGGCGACTTCGGACGCGTGCCGCTCGCCGCCCGCGAGGTACACGAGCTCCTCGGAGAAGGGGTTGCGCAGCACGTGCGCCACCGAGGGCGTGGGAAAGCCCATGAAGTCTCCGGGGCCGACCTCGTGCTCCTGGCCATCCACCACCGCGACGCCGCGGCCCGAGAGGATGTAGAGCCACTCCTCCTCGGTCTGGTGCGAGTGGTACGCGAAGGCCTCGTGGCCCGGCGCGATGCGCAGCAGGTGCACCCCGATGCGCTGCAGCCCCGTCGCATCCGAGAGCGAGGTGCCGCTCACCTTCGAGCGCGTGCCGTAGGGATGGCTGAAGCTCTCCTCCGGCCCGCGGTCCTTTACGTGCAGCACGTGGGGCTTCTTCGTCGCTTCGGACATGCGGCGCTCCCTCCGTCTGGGTGACGGGCAGGAGTCTATGCGGAGGGCAGGGGTGTGAGGACCTCGAAGCCCTCGCGCGTGACGAGCACCGTGTGCTCGAACTGCGCGGAGAGGCTCCCGTCCGCCGTCACCACCGTCCAGCCGTCCGGCAGGAGCCGTATCTCCGGGCGGCCCAGGTTCACCATCGGCTCCACCGTGAGCACCATGCCGGCCTTGAGCACGAGCCCCGTGCCCCGCGTGCCCACGTGCGAGACGTGCGGCGGCCCGTGCATCGCGCGGCCGATGCCGTGGCCGCCGTACTCGCGCACCACGCTGCAGCCCTCGGCGCGCGCGAGCGCCTCGATCGCCGCGCCGATGTCCCCGAGCCGCGCGCCGTGGCGGATGACCGAGATGCCCGCGTCCCGGCAGCGGCGCGCCACGTCCACCACGTGGCGCGCGTCCGCGCTCGCCTCGCCGATGAGGAAGGTGGCCGAAGTGTCGCCGTGGAAGCCCTCGAGGCAGGTGGTGACGTCCACGTTCACCAGGTCTCCGGGCTTGAGGCGCTCGTCCTCGCGCGGGACGCCGTGGCAGACGACCTGGTTGCGGCTGGTACACACCGCCGCGGGAAAGCCGTGGTAGCCGAGCTGGCTCGGGGTGCCGCCGCGCGCCGCCGTGTCCGCGCGCACCCAGCGGTCGATGTCCGCCGTGCTCACGCCCAGAGCGAGCCGCGCGGCGACGTGCGCGAGGGTGCCCGAGGCCGCGCGGCCTGCCTCGCGCAGGCGCTCGACGGCGTCACCGTTGAAGAGAGGGATGCCCATGGGCGGGCAAGCTGCCAGGCGGGGCTTCCGAGGGTCCAATGCTCGTTCGGCATCGCGCGGGGAGGGGACGCGTGCGGTAGACTCGCCGGCACCGTGAGCCTCACGCACATCCAGTCCTTCGTCGCCGTGGCCGAGGAGGGCCACGTGGGGCGCGCCGCCCGCCGGCTGCACCTCACCCAGCCGCCGCTCAGCCGGCACATCCTCGCGCTCGAGGACGAACTGGGCGCGCGCCTCTTCGAGCGCACCCCGCGCGGCATGCGCCTGCTGCCCGCAGGTGAGCGCTTCCTCGCCCACGCAAAGCGCATCCTCGAGCAAGTGGATGTCGCGGTGCGGGAAGTGAAGGTCGCAGGGACGCCGTCCGGCAACGGAGGCGCGTGAGCGGCTTTGCTCGTCACGGCTTGTCCGCAGGATCGTCGACAGTAATACGAGCAGTACCGCTGCCCAGGACGATCGCTCGTAGCTCGAAGTGCACGTCCTTCAGCAGCATGACGGCCTCGCGCCCATCCCATGAGGGCAAGAGAAGATGGTCGAAGGGTGAAGCGCGCTGATACCAGCGCCTATCCCAGCTGACGAACTCGTCGAGCAGCACTCCGCTCGCTGTCACTTCGAGTCCCGGATGGCCTTCACCAGGAGCGAAGCAGTGTCCGGCGCTTCCAAACCCAGGACTACTCGCCGGGCGCCAGGCACATGCTCGATCCATCCGGGAGGCACACGTTGTTGGGCCCGTCGTCGATCACCCACCCGGAGTTGCAGCAGTAGCCGCTCGGGCACTCGGCGGGCGAAGTACAGGGGTACATGCATGTCGAGACCGGCCCCATGATGGAGCCGTACGAGATGCACTCCTGGCCAGTCGGGCATGGACCACAAGCGTCCTCAGTCTTGCGGTGGGCGCACGCTCCAACGAGCAGCGCGGCGGTGAACATCGAAAGGATCGCCTGCCCGTAGGTCAGCATCAGAATGGCCTCGGTCTTGGGGCGTACCTGCGGCGGGCCTCTGCCTCATCGTTCCTCTCCCGCGGTGGGTGCTTCGCGGGAGCAACATGGCGCGGTGGAATGCTGGGAATCATCACGGTCCCATCATGGATGGCCGTACCCATGTCTCCGGTCCGTACCAGCCTCATCCCTCACCCCGACCCTCTCCCAGGGGGAGAGGGGACGGCTTCGCTCCCTTCGTTCAGCGTGAGCTCGAAGTGAGGAGGGCGTCTACGGCGCGTACGAACGCGTGCGCAGCTTCGCGCGCAGCAGCACCGCGAGCGCGCCGAGCGCGACCCACGGCAGCACGTGGAAGCCGAGCAGGTGGCTCACCGTGCCCACGGGACACGAGAGGTGCAGGCCGAGCAGCCCCGCGGCCGCGGCACTCAGCGTCGCGAGCAGCGTGCGCAGCGGCCGCGCGGGCAGCGCGGTGAGCAGCCACAGCGTCGCGGCGAAGGGCAGGAGCGAGAGCAGCACCTCCGCGCCCATGCAGCCCACGCCGGCCACCGCGAAGGGCCGCGAGTCCGCGCTCCCGCTTCCCCCGAGCACCACGCCCGCGCCGGCCGCGAGCGCGAGCACCAGCCCCGCCCCCAGTGCGAAGCGCCGCGACGGCGCGAAGGCGAGCAGCGGCCCCGCAGACAGCAGCGCGAGCAGCACCAGCCCCACTGCCCACAGCGCGGAGGTGGCTGTGGGATGCCCGTGCGTGCTCAGGCGCTGGGTGAGCAGCATCACCGCGCTGCCCACCCCCACCGCGAGGTTCAACGCCACGAGCCCCAGCGCGCTCCACCACCAGCGCCGCGCGCGTGGCCGCGTGCGCAGCTCCTCGCGGGCGAGCGCATGGGCGCGCTTGAGCGCCTCACTGCGCGGAGGCGGAGGCGGCAGGGGCGCGCTCATCGCATCTCCTCCCAGACGCCGCCCAGCAGCTCGCGCAGCCGCTCGTAGCCGCGGTGTGCGCGAACCTTCACCGCGCCCTCGGTGGTGCCCAGAATCTCGGCGATCTCCGCCAGCGGCAGCTCCTCGAAGCGGTGCATCACCACCACGGTGCGCCAGCTCTCCGGCAGCTGCGCGAGCGCCTTCTGTACCGCGGCCTGCAGGGGCGCGTCCTGCACCGGCGCCTCCTCGGCCGCCAGCTCCTGTGGCAGCTCGCCGCTCGCCGTAAGCCGCTCGTGGCCGCGGCGCAGGTGGTCTCGCGCGGCGTTCGTCGCGATGGCGTAGAGCCAGGGCCGGAAGCGCGAGCCCGGGCGGAAGCGCCCGCGCGCGCGCACCAGCGAGAGGAAGGTGGCCTGGGTGAGGTCCTCCACCAGCGCCCGGTCGCCGAGCAGCCGCCAGAGGTAGCCGTGCAGGGGGGCTGCGTAGCGCTCGAAGAGCACGTCGAATGCTGCCGCATCTCCGTCGATAAAGCGCTGCATCAGCCCTTCGTCCGAGTCGTCCCGTTGCACCGTCGTACCTCAGTACGCCCTTCAGGCCAGCGCGGTTACGCACCCCGTCAGAGCACGGCTCCGCCCGGGCCGCCAGCGCTCCGGCCCTGCACGCAGGGGCAGGTGTCGCACCCGCAGGCTCTGGTTGAACATCCGGCCCGCAGAGGGGAGGATCCCGCGCCGTGCCCACCAAGCTCGCCGTCGCCGCTGCCCAGTTCCTCGCCGACCCGCAGGGGTTTCGCAGGCAGTGGACCGTGCCCGCGCTGCTCTGGGAGACGGCGGACGCCGCGGGCCCGGGCGAGGAGCTCACCTGGAGCACCCACGCCGGCGGCCTGCCCCAGCGCCCGGAGGTGGGCGACCCGCTCCTCCTCGAGGTGCAGAAGGGCAAGAGCGCGCTCAACGCGCTGGGCTTCGGCATCACGGTGGGGCGCACCGCGAACAACGACGTGGTCCTCTACGACGCCACCGTGAGCCGCTTCCACGCCGTGCTGAGCAAGGACGAGCGCACCGGCGGCTGGCGCGTGGAGGACGCGGAGAGCCAGAACGGCACCTTCGTGCGCGAGGTGCGCCTCGCCCCGCGCACCACCACCCCGCTCGAGGACGGCACGCCCCTGCGCTTCGGCGCGGTGAGCCTGCTCTTCCTCACCCCTGAGGGGCTCGTCAGGCACCTCGAGCGCAAGCTCAAGCGCTAGGGGGCAGCCCGCCGGGCCCCGTGTGTCAGCCGCCGGGCGTCACGCCCGGGCCGCTGGCGCCGGGCATCGGGCGTGCGCGCTATAGGGACTGTCAGGCGCTGCTCCCCATGCGCCCGGAGTGTCCCCATGAGACGCCTCTGTGCCCGGCTGCTGCCGCTGTGCGGCCTCGCCCTCCTCGCGGTACCGATGCAGGCCGCCGCGCGCCAGCGGGCCCCTCCGCCGGCTCCTGCGGCTGCGCCCCTCTCCTCCTCCGCTTCCGCCCCCAAGCCGCCGCCGCTGTGGGGCGCGCTCGTGCCCGGGCGCTACGGAGTGGGCTTCCGCTCGCTCGCGCTGCGCGACCCCGCGCGCCCGCTGCCCGGGGGCGCCGGCGCGCGCCCGCTCCAGGTAGGCCTCTGGTACCCCACGGCGCTGCCCGCGCACGGCGGGCGCGCGCTGCACTACGGCGACCTCGTGGGCTTGAGCGGGCGAGAGCAGCACCCGGAGAAGGCGGACGCGGCCGCCGAGCGCAAGGCGCTCGCGGCCTACCGCACGCTGCTCACGAGTAAC from Aggregicoccus sp. 17bor-14 encodes:
- the arsJ gene encoding organoarsenical effux MFS transporter ArsJ; amino-acid sequence: MSAAVRHYALVTLAYWAFTLTDGALRMLVLLHFHARGYGAVQLAFLFVLYELCGVVTNLLGGWIAARTGLKVTLSAGLALQAVALGLLSLVGAGWAVGLSVAYVMGTQALSGVAKDLTKMSAKSSLKVLVPPDAGGALFKWVALLTGSKNALKGVGFFLGGLLLSLLGFEGALWAMAAALAAAWLMVQLALPGELGRAKVKPAFRGLLSRSPEVNVLSAARFFLFGARDVWFVVGVPVFLAEALGWGFTEVGSFLALWVVGYGAVQSLAPALLRGFTGGGAPGGRSARVLALLLAGVMGGVALSLRAGASPGLVLGVGLGLFGVVFALNSSVHSYLILAYSEGDKVALNVGFYYMANAGGRLVGTLLSGLTFQLWGVQGCLWASLAFALATAALSLRLPQGRAPALAPGLEVEAGGD
- a CDS encoding cupin domain-containing protein, with product MSEATKKPHVLHVKDRGPEESFSHPYGTRSKVSGTSLSDATGLQRIGVHLLRIAPGHEAFAYHSHQTEEEWLYILSGRGVAVVDGQEHEVGPGDFMGFPTPSVAHVLRNPFSEELVYLAGGERHASEVADFPEQKKRMVRVGGKVAVYPLESGENPFPGMLEKL
- the map gene encoding type I methionyl aminopeptidase yields the protein MGIPLFNGDAVERLREAGRAASGTLAHVAARLALGVSTADIDRWVRADTAARGGTPSQLGYHGFPAAVCTSRNQVVCHGVPREDERLKPGDLVNVDVTTCLEGFHGDTSATFLIGEASADARHVVDVARRCRDAGISVIRHGARLGDIGAAIEALARAEGCSVVREYGGHGIGRAMHGPPHVSHVGTRGTGLVLKAGMVLTVEPMVNLGRPEIRLLPDGWTVVTADGSLSAQFEHTVLVTREGFEVLTPLPSA
- a CDS encoding LysR family transcriptional regulator, encoding MSLTHIQSFVAVAEEGHVGRAARRLHLTQPPLSRHILALEDELGARLFERTPRGMRLLPAGERFLAHAKRILEQVDVAVREVKVAGTPSGNGGA
- a CDS encoding DUF1109 family protein is translated as MSAPLPPPPPRSEALKRAHALAREELRTRPRARRWWWSALGLVALNLAVGVGSAVMLLTQRLSTHGHPTATSALWAVGLVLLALLSAGPLLAFAPSRRFALGAGLVLALAAGAGVVLGGSGSADSRPFAVAGVGCMGAEVLLSLLPFAATLWLLTALPARPLRTLLATLSAAAAGLLGLHLSCPVGTVSHLLGFHVLPWVALGALAVLLRAKLRTRSYAP
- a CDS encoding RNA polymerase sigma factor, which gives rise to MQRFIDGDAAAFDVLFERYAAPLHGYLWRLLGDRALVEDLTQATFLSLVRARGRFRPGSRFRPWLYAIATNAARDHLRRGHERLTASGELPQELAAEEAPVQDAPLQAAVQKALAQLPESWRTVVVMHRFEELPLAEIAEILGTTEGAVKVRAHRGYERLRELLGGVWEEMR
- a CDS encoding FHA domain-containing protein — translated: MPTKLAVAAAQFLADPQGFRRQWTVPALLWETADAAGPGEELTWSTHAGGLPQRPEVGDPLLLEVQKGKSALNALGFGITVGRTANNDVVLYDATVSRFHAVLSKDERTGGWRVEDAESQNGTFVREVRLAPRTTTPLEDGTPLRFGAVSLLFLTPEGLVRHLERKLKR